From the genome of Athalia rosae chromosome 3, iyAthRosa1.1, whole genome shotgun sequence:
TTGGCGAGCCTTGAATTCGCGGTAACGTGGTTCAGTGAACATCGACGAAACAAATAGTGCGCGCACTACTGATAAAAATGGCGACCTTCGTTCCTCGGAAATCTCCCATCGCTTCTGCTCTTCGGGGCCTCGTTCGGACGCCGGCAGACTCCATTTGGGGGGCTCGTCGCGTTGCAGCCTCCGTATTTCGTCGATCAAAAGTCTGCTGAGATCTGGACAGTGCGCGCCGAACATCATATTGACCATGGTGCCGTTCTGCAGGAACATCCAAACGGGCTCGCTTTTCCCCCGAAATCGTTGGAGGT
Proteins encoded in this window:
- the LOC125500189 gene encoding thioredoxin domain-containing protein 6-like; this encodes MAKKAGPVALQTEVAIDAEWTLILARKGLVLVDVYSDWSGPCTAMISSLKKIKMELGGDILSYAVARNDEITDLQRFRGKSEPVWMFLQNGTMVNMMFGAHCPDLSRLLIDEIRRLQRDEPPKWSLPASERGPEEQKRWEISEERRSPFLSVVRALFVSSMFTEPRYREFKARQRKSDR